In Candidatus Thermoplasmatota archaeon, the following proteins share a genomic window:
- a CDS encoding lysylphosphatidylglycerol synthase transmembrane domain-containing protein gives MNKKLRYLVNATISIVLIAFIIYMAGAGKVEEQLSKLILKFFLLALLIENFGVAVSAKKWQILLKIKGVKIPFLTAWKYYYIGTFFNAFFPTSVGGDTVKAYGLSKKLKKKEGAFSSVAMDRLTGLIAVLGVGSISLIFGWGMMPQTAFLLCLSILILPIMLLAIIFKTDLIGYALKKPFFMKFGRFRNFIEKIYVSLKEYGSLKREIVPVILISFFYHFLLIINNYVLSISLGLSIPLYYFFIFIPVAEILVFLPITVQGFGVREGTYVALFSSIGLGTAKAFSLGFSNQIVILTLDICGGFIYLFGTLNRGDEKKL, from the coding sequence ATGAATAAAAAATTGAGATATCTTGTGAATGCGACCATAAGCATAGTTCTCATAGCCTTTATCATTTACATGGCCGGAGCAGGGAAGGTAGAAGAGCAGCTGTCCAAACTCATTTTAAAATTTTTTTTGTTGGCTTTACTGATAGAAAATTTTGGCGTTGCTGTCAGCGCTAAAAAATGGCAGATTCTTCTAAAAATAAAAGGCGTGAAAATTCCTTTCCTGACTGCATGGAAATACTATTACATCGGCACTTTTTTCAATGCATTTTTTCCCACATCAGTAGGCGGGGATACAGTAAAAGCATATGGTCTTTCGAAAAAATTAAAGAAAAAGGAGGGGGCTTTTTCTTCAGTAGCGATGGACCGACTTACAGGGTTAATTGCCGTACTTGGTGTCGGTTCAATTTCATTAATTTTTGGATGGGGCATGATGCCGCAGACGGCATTTTTGCTATGCCTTTCCATTCTCATCCTTCCGATTATGCTGCTGGCCATAATTTTTAAAACAGATTTGATTGGATATGCCCTTAAAAAACCATTCTTTATGAAATTCGGGAGGTTCAGGAACTTCATCGAAAAAATATATGTTTCTTTGAAAGAGTATGGCTCATTAAAAAGAGAAATTGTGCCCGTTATTTTAATCTCCTTTTTTTATCATTTTCTACTTATTATTAATAATTACGTGTTATCCATCTCTCTGGGATTGAGCATACCCCTTTATTACTTCTTTATTTTTATTCCTGTGGCAGAAATTCTCGTTTTTCTTCCGATAACGGTGCAGGGCTTTGGAGTAAGGGAAGGAACGTATGTTGCTCTTTTTTCCTCTATTGGACTTGGGACAGCAAAGGCTTTCTCTCTCGGTTTCTCAAATCAAATTGTGATACTGACGCTGGATATATGTGGGGGATTTATCTATTTATTTGGTACGCTAAATCGCGGGGATGAGAAAAAGTTATAA
- a CDS encoding glycosyltransferase family 2 protein, with translation MDCSIVIPVYNEEKNILPLYDKITSVMKDLGDYEIVFIDDGSTDGTFEKIKKLNEKDEHIKCICFRRNFGKTPALMAGFEHAKGKVIITMDGDLQNDPEDIPKLVHMLGKYDIVSGWRYNRKDPWFRKKLPSKMSNAISRWITGLYIHDFNCALKAYKKEALQNLELYGEMHRYIPAVLAWKGYCVGEMKVRHHERKHGKSKYGARRLMRGFFDLVNFKFWADYSTRPLHFFGGIGSILFASGFFINLYLLLLKIFYGETLSNRPLLLLGVLLMIMGLQITFFGFLAEIMVREYYTLSKKKVYNIKKIL, from the coding sequence ATGGACTGCAGCATCGTTATTCCCGTTTATAATGAGGAAAAAAATATTCTTCCCCTATATGATAAAATCACATCGGTAATGAAAGACCTTGGAGATTACGAAATTGTATTCATAGACGATGGCAGTACAGATGGTACATTTGAGAAAATAAAGAAATTGAATGAAAAGGATGAACATATAAAATGCATATGTTTTCGAAGAAATTTTGGGAAGACGCCGGCACTGATGGCAGGATTTGAACATGCAAAGGGAAAAGTAATCATTACAATGGACGGTGACCTTCAGAATGATCCGGAGGACATACCAAAACTTGTTCACATGCTAGGGAAGTATGATATTGTTAGTGGATGGAGATATAACAGGAAAGACCCTTGGTTCAGGAAAAAGTTGCCATCTAAAATGTCCAATGCAATATCGAGATGGATCACAGGCCTTTACATTCACGATTTTAATTGTGCTTTAAAAGCATATAAAAAAGAAGCATTGCAAAATTTGGAATTGTATGGAGAAATGCACCGTTATATTCCAGCCGTACTGGCATGGAAAGGATATTGCGTGGGAGAAATGAAAGTCAGACATCATGAAAGAAAACATGGGAAATCGAAATACGGGGCACGTCGCCTTATGAGGGGATTTTTTGACCTCGTAAATTTCAAATTCTGGGCAGATTATTCCACACGGCCATTGCATTTCTTCGGCGGAATCGGAAGCATACTTTTTGCTTCTGGCTTCTTTATAAATCTGTATCTACTCCTCTTAAAAATTTTTTATGGCGAGACGCTTTCAAACAGGCCCCTGCTTCTTTTAGGCGTTCTTTTAATGATTATGGGCTTGCAGATAACATTCTTCGGATTCCTGGCAGAGATAATGGTAAGAGAATACTACACCCTGTCAAAGAAAAAGGTATACAACATAAAGAAAATTCTTTAA
- a CDS encoding class I SAM-dependent methyltransferase yields MSNTNNIFMPEGHMDQLYYSKNTIVRFAHNSRLNSITNEVPGKDKLKILDAGCGEGHLIERLYRKNKNNFYYGIDITKIAIQKAKDRCPYATVKLCDLSKINFDDGFFDVVICTEVLEHIYNYHIAITELKRVLRPEGLFIVTFPNEFLLTVGRFFLRRKPIKVPDHVNSFTPNKMIDAVSLDVIKKKNLPFNFPFFISLYGLIKFKK; encoded by the coding sequence ATGTCTAATACGAATAATATTTTCATGCCGGAAGGTCATATGGATCAACTGTACTATAGTAAGAATACAATAGTCAGGTTTGCGCATAATAGCCGATTGAATTCCATTACTAACGAAGTCCCTGGAAAAGATAAACTAAAAATTTTAGATGCGGGTTGTGGAGAAGGACACTTAATTGAAAGGTTATACCGTAAGAATAAAAATAATTTTTATTATGGTATTGATATTACAAAAATTGCGATTCAAAAAGCAAAAGATAGGTGTCCCTATGCCACAGTAAAACTATGTGACTTGTCGAAAATAAATTTTGATGACGGTTTTTTTGATGTGGTCATATGTACTGAAGTGCTTGAGCACATTTATAATTACCACATAGCAATAACCGAATTAAAAAGAGTTTTAAGACCGGAGGGACTTTTTATTGTTACGTTTCCTAATGAATTTTTATTGACCGTGGGCAGATTTTTTTTGAGAAGAAAACCTATAAAAGTACCTGACCATGTAAATTCTTTTACCCCGAATAAAATGATAGATGCAGTTTCTTTAGATGTTATTAAAAAAAAGAATTTGCCTTTTAATTTTCCCTTTTTTATTTCATTATATGGCTTAATAAAATTTAAAAAATAG